The following are from one region of the Nicotiana tabacum cultivar K326 chromosome 3, ASM71507v2, whole genome shotgun sequence genome:
- the LOC107820845 gene encoding GATA transcription factor 19-like, with translation MMHRCSSSCHGSMVGPCSCGLFHSQSNVTTTTSSAFSMLFSHNPSAFDHEYSENMYSFAPSSSSVDCTLSLGTPSTRLTNEISEKRVVQSHERRSSYMPNFCWDILQPKQHTPSPPSSAHKSTRGGSNGSNTNSADPLVARRCANCDTTSTPLWRNGPRGPKSLCNACGIRFKKEERRASAAAATANGGRGGGGGGMDTQHMINSTASWVHHSQPPKMPYFSSAAYGNEFRFIEDDDRDSDATAIPFLPWRLNVADRPSLVRDFTR, from the exons ATGATGCATCGTTGCAGTAGCAGTTGTCATGGAAGTATGGTGGGTCCATGTTCATGTGGTCTGTTTCACAGTCAAAGCAATGTTACTACTACTACTTCTTCTGCTTTCTCAATGCTCTTCTCCCATAACCCTAGTGCTTTTGATCATGAATATTCGGAAAACATGTACTCTTTTGCTCCTTCTTCTTCATCTGTGGATTGCACTCTCTCCTTAGGGACGCCTTCCACTCGCCTTACTAATGAGATTAGTGAAAAGAGGGTAGTTCAGTCTCATGAACGTCGCTCTTCCTACATGCCTAACTTCTGCTGGGATATTCTTCAGCCAAAACAACATACTCCATCGCCGCCTTCTTCCGCACACAAATCCACTCGTGGCGGTAGCAATGGTAGTAACACCAACTCTGCTGACCCCCTTGTTGCTCGCCGCTGCGCTAACTGTGATACCACTTCAACTCCGCTTTGGAGAAATGGTCCTAGAGGCCCTAAG TCACTTTGCAATGCATGTGGAATTCGATTCAAGAAGGAAGAGAGAAGAGCAAGTGCAGCAGCAGCCACCGCTAACGgtggaagaggaggaggaggaggaggaatggACACACAACACATGATAAACAGTACTGCTTCATGGGTTCACCATTCACAACCCCCAAAAATGCCTTATTTCTCTTCAGCTGCCTATGGAAACGAATTCAGGTTCATAGAAGATGATGACCGTGATTCTGATGCCACCGCCATTCCTTTCCTTCCTTGGCGTCTCAATGTTGCTGATAGGCCTAGTCTTGTTCGTGACTTCACTagataa